CGCGCATTGTGGCAGGGTTTGCAGTAGGTGTGCCGGCCGCTGGGCCTCCGGGTCGTGGTGGGGAACTCCTCCAGCGGCTTGATCTGCTCGCAGTCCGGACACCACTTCAGACCCTGCCCCACCGGAGTCGCCGATTTCCGGGCCGGGGCGATGCCACGCTTGCGGCGGCTGGCCTCCGATCGGGCGGTTGCACACGCCTTGCAGTAGTAGGCGAGGCCATCCACACGCCGGCGGTTTCGGTGGAACTCGCTCACCGGCAGCGAGCGCTGGCACTGCGGGCATGTCTTGTTCGCCCCATCGGACGAAACGGACATATGCCCTATTCACCCCCTTTTTGGACATACCCCCTCACGAACTCTTCGGCGTTCTCCTCGAGGACGGAGTCGATCTCGTCGAGCAGGTCGTCGACGTCCTCGGTGATCTCGGCGTGCCGCTCGGCGACCTCCGGGTTCGCCTCGACGGTGACGTCCTCGACCTCTTCGCCCTGCCGGGACTTGCCCGACTGCGACTGACCGCCGCTGTCACGAGTGGCCATCGTTGCCTCCTCCACGATCTCCCTGCGATGAACTTACCTCGCGGGAGCGACGAAACGCTCACCGCGCGCCGGTTGAGACCCCAGGCGCAAAGAGCGTTCCGATCGGCCCACCGGTCAGCCGCCGGTAAGCGTCTCCAGCAGGTCCTTGGCGCTGGCGCAGCGGTCGAAGAGGGCGCCGACGTGCCGCCTGGTGCCACGCTCCGGCTCCATCATCGGCACCCGCACCAGCGACTCCCGCCCCACGTCGAAGATGACCGAGTCCCAGCTGGCAGCGACCACCTCGGAGGCGTACTGCGCCAGACAGCGGCCCCGGAAGTAGGCCCGGGTGTCCTCCGGCGGGTCGGTCATCGCCGTGCGGCTTTCCTCGTCGGTAAGCAGCGTCTTCATCGAGCCACGGGAGACCAACCGGTGGTAGAGCCCCTTCTCCGGCCGCACGTCGGAGTACTGGAGGTCGACCAGCTGGAGCTTGTGCGAGCCC
This DNA window, taken from Micromonospora sp. FIMYZ51, encodes the following:
- a CDS encoding ubiquitin-like protein Pup, giving the protein MATRDSGGQSQSGKSRQGEEVEDVTVEANPEVAERHAEITEDVDDLLDEIDSVLEENAEEFVRGYVQKGGE